In Scytonema millei VB511283, a single window of DNA contains:
- a CDS encoding DUF6887 family protein gives MMPDLHQMTNAELKQYISVHRNDDEAFRAALEVLMSRRDPNAPSQPYPFDLPDPEAEVTAILMEKLKQAE, from the coding sequence ATGATGCCAGACCTACACCAAATGACAAATGCTGAATTGAAACAATATATCTCTGTACACAGAAATGACGATGAAGCATTTCGAGCTGCATTGGAAGTACTGATGAGTCGTCGCGATCCAAATGCTCCCTCTCAGCCTTATCCCTTTGACCTGCCCGATCCTGAAGCTGAAGTCACGGCTATTTTAATGGAGAAATTGAAACAGGCTGAGTAG
- a CDS encoding HNH endonuclease — protein MAFLPNDAEKALLDCGRCCCICHKFCSFKIELHHIIQRSEGGEDSYENCIPLCLDCHAEVKAYDPKHPKGRKYTESELMEHRNRWYEKVKNVGVLLVHPECIELDRNSFLKLKEILPVTGGSIAFIRNHIYNCPWLKEAHDDLNNYMLYCQNPDFEFIDIDLEIYRCKLTECIEKFIDALLAVSFTTDRWTGEQLEIAVYPEIKYSKPDIYHKAVNDIHQTANKVCSAYDNLIRLGRRKLAVE, from the coding sequence ATGGCTTTTCTTCCTAATGACGCTGAGAAGGCACTTTTGGATTGTGGTAGGTGTTGCTGCATCTGCCACAAGTTCTGTAGTTTCAAGATAGAGCTTCATCATATTATTCAAAGATCGGAAGGGGGTGAAGATTCATACGAAAACTGTATTCCACTTTGCTTAGATTGCCATGCTGAAGTTAAAGCTTACGATCCTAAGCATCCCAAAGGGCGAAAATATACAGAATCAGAGTTAATGGAACATAGAAATAGATGGTACGAGAAAGTAAAAAACGTTGGCGTTTTACTAGTTCATCCAGAATGTATTGAATTGGATCGAAACTCGTTTCTTAAACTTAAAGAAATTCTTCCAGTAACAGGAGGCTCAATTGCTTTCATTCGCAATCATATTTATAATTGTCCCTGGCTTAAAGAGGCGCATGATGATTTGAATAATTATATGTTGTATTGTCAAAACCCTGACTTTGAGTTCATCGACATAGATTTGGAAATTTATAGATGTAAACTAACAGAGTGTATAGAAAAGTTTATAGATGCACTGTTGGCTGTAAGTTTTACAACCGATCGCTGGACAGGTGAGCAACTAGAAATAGCAGTGTATCCTGAGATCAAATATTCTAAGCCTGATATATACCATAAAGCTGTTAATGATATACATCAGACAGCCAACAAAGTTTGTTCTGCTTATGATAATCTAATTCGACTTGGGCGTAGAAAACTGGCAGTTGAATAG
- a CDS encoding DUF6888 family protein, whose protein sequence is MPTEKQLETTVFLCQLLSNFYQPIRVFRYDQKLKTLYIQAGRTDEIALIIKEDGNWNFVP, encoded by the coding sequence TTGCCAACGGAGAAACAGTTAGAAACTACAGTATTCCTTTGTCAGTTGCTTTCTAATTTCTACCAGCCAATTCGAGTTTTTCGTTACGACCAAAAGTTAAAAACGCTTTACATCCAGGCTGGAAGGACTGATGAAATTGCGTTGATAATAAAAGAGGATGGAAATTGGAATTTTGTGCCATGA
- a CDS encoding GTPase family protein, with protein MTEQRDRELPSSDLTTNETVKEPQSDGIHAVWNQTTAKIMQLLPVDRAAQTIVNWFSVSDERVAEILATVRAELPTTEALLIGKPQAGKSSIVRGLTGVSAEIVGQGFRPHTQHTQRYAYPTNDLPLLIFTDTVGLGDVNRDTQAIAQELIGDLQQASHSARVLILTVKINDFATDSLKQIAQTLRQKYPDIPCLLAVSCLHEVYPTGTADHPDYPPQFDVVTRAFSAIQQNFNGLYDRAVLIDFTLEEDGYNPVFYGLEALRDTLADLLPEAEAKAIYQLLDEKTGQQLGNLYRDVGRRYMLAFAIAAATLAAVPLPFATMPVLTAVQVSMVSLLGKLYGQTLTPSQAGGVVSAIAGGFLAQAIGRELIKFIPGFGSVIAASWAAAYTWALGEGACVYFGDLMGGKKPDPQQIQAVMRSAFQSAQERFKGIKR; from the coding sequence ATGACCGAGCAACGCGATCGCGAATTGCCCTCGTCCGACCTAACCACCAATGAGACAGTTAAAGAGCCTCAGAGTGACGGAATTCATGCTGTCTGGAACCAGACAACAGCAAAGATAATGCAACTTCTGCCTGTAGATCGAGCCGCACAAACGATAGTCAACTGGTTCAGCGTCAGCGATGAACGAGTAGCGGAGATTTTAGCGACGGTACGCGCCGAACTACCCACGACAGAAGCCTTACTCATTGGCAAACCCCAGGCGGGAAAAAGTTCGATCGTGCGCGGCTTAACCGGAGTTTCAGCCGAAATCGTCGGACAAGGATTTCGTCCTCATACGCAACATACCCAGCGTTACGCCTATCCGACTAACGATCTGCCATTGCTGATATTTACCGATACAGTAGGATTGGGAGACGTGAATCGAGATACGCAGGCGATCGCCCAAGAACTGATTGGCGATCTGCAACAAGCTAGCCATAGCGCTAGAGTTCTGATTCTCACAGTAAAAATCAACGATTTTGCTACCGATAGCTTAAAACAAATTGCGCAAACGTTGCGCCAGAAATATCCAGATATACCCTGCTTGCTAGCTGTCAGTTGCTTGCATGAAGTTTATCCTACAGGGACAGCCGATCACCCTGACTATCCACCTCAATTTGATGTAGTGACTCGCGCCTTTAGCGCCATCCAACAGAACTTTAACGGCTTGTACGATCGCGCCGTGCTTATCGACTTTACCTTAGAAGAAGATGGCTATAACCCAGTATTCTACGGTTTGGAGGCATTGAGAGATACATTAGCCGATTTGCTCCCAGAAGCCGAAGCTAAGGCGATCTATCAGTTATTGGACGAAAAAACAGGTCAGCAACTTGGCAACCTCTATCGGGACGTGGGACGGCGCTACATGCTTGCCTTTGCGATCGCCGCCGCTACTTTAGCAGCCGTACCTTTACCCTTTGCTACCATGCCCGTACTCACAGCCGTTCAGGTATCGATGGTTAGCCTCTTAGGGAAATTATACGGGCAAACACTAACCCCGTCGCAAGCAGGGGGCGTAGTCAGCGCGATCGCCGGGGGTTTCTTGGCACAGGCAATCGGGCGAGAATTGATTAAATTCATTCCTGGCTTTGGTAGCGTCATCGCTGCTTCCTGGGCTGCTGCATATACATGGGCGCTAGGAGAGGGGGCTTGTGTCTACTTTGGTGACTTGATGGGAGGCAAAAAGCCCGATCCGCAGCAAATTCAAGCCGTGATGCGATCGGCATTTCAATCGGCACAAGAACGATTTAAAGGAATTAAACGTTAA
- a CDS encoding type II toxin-antitoxin system PemK/MazF family toxin, producing the protein MTFNPGDVVTVDFPGVTGVKLRPAVVLSSATYHANRPDIIIGLITTQTTGIGVTDYVLQDWQVAGLRVASIFRSFIVTLPSSANLVCIGHLSQRDWQGVRACVNIALAELDNSNLSSEP; encoded by the coding sequence GTGACATTCAATCCAGGTGATGTTGTCACTGTTGATTTTCCTGGTGTTACAGGTGTTAAACTTCGCCCTGCTGTCGTTTTGTCTTCAGCAACGTATCATGCAAATCGTCCTGATATAATAATTGGGCTGATTACGACACAGACGACTGGGATAGGTGTAACCGATTATGTACTTCAGGATTGGCAGGTAGCAGGTTTACGGGTTGCGTCTATTTTTCGGAGTTTCATTGTGACGTTGCCTTCCTCTGCTAACTTGGTTTGTATCGGGCATTTATCACAGCGCGACTGGCAAGGCGTTCGAGCTTGTGTAAATATAGCTCTTGCAGAATTAGACAATTCAAATCTCTCGTCAGAGCCATAA